Proteins co-encoded in one Triplophysa dalaica isolate WHDGS20190420 chromosome 16, ASM1584641v1, whole genome shotgun sequence genomic window:
- the cpxm1b gene encoding LOW QUALITY PROTEIN: probable carboxypeptidase X1 (The sequence of the model RefSeq protein was modified relative to this genomic sequence to represent the inferred CDS: deleted 1 base in 1 codon), whose product MTPTVIFVSFLTVLIGGVTSLPSLKTLTTTVSYNVTYTQTSLATRSVRAGLKRRSTNTSAKISPTKVSKFSATRETTRETTRGLKPMTFKPTEGRTKATTPTTKPSKPTKVITKTLKTTTVKPTAKTTPKTTPLSFQTEDLNDNIDKSVERRVWNPKNSEEPPVFECPPLGLESLKMKDSQLLSSSYKRRGLGPHRARLNIQSGIEDGDIYDGAWCAKHKDKNQWLQVDAMKLTRFTAVMLQGRSSIWSLDFVETFKVQVSNDTIKWKPCMNGTEEAVFEGNQDSETPVLAVLPEPAMARYIRINPQTWFKNGSICLRAEIMGCEMPDPNNIYPWQAEEGTKDKLDFRHHNYKEMRKLMKSVTEMCPDITRIYSIGKSYMGLKLYVMEISDNPGKHELGEPEFRYVAGMHGNEVLGRELLLNLMEYICQEYKRGNQRIVHLVKETRIHLLPSMNPDGYEMAYKKGSELAGWGFGRNSYEGIDMNHNFADLNTVMWDAIELETNKSKLINHYFPIPEYYTSEEAMVAPETRAVISWMQNIPFVLSANLHGGELVVTYPFDMTRDWAPKEHTPTADESFFRWLATVYASTNHVMSNPDRRPCHNEDFLRHNNIINGASWHTVPGSMNDFSYLHTNCFEVTVELSCDKFPHASELPIEWENNRESLIIYMEQIHRGIKGVVRDKDTEAGIADAIIKVDDIDHHIRSAFEGDYWRLLNPGEYHITVTAEGYIPASRDCRVEYEHYPTICDFKLTKTLKQRLREILVKGGKIPKDLQLRLRQLRIRKLRASTKRINRRRASQQRRARGTRR is encoded by the exons ATGACACCAACTGTTATATTTGTATCTTTCTTAACAGTTTTGATTGGGGGAGTAACAAGTTTGCCTTCTCTTAAAACCTTAACTACAACAGTGTCATATAATGTCACTTACACACAGACATCATTGGCAACGAGAAGCGTGAGAGCCGGTCTTAAACGCAGGTCCACCAACACCTCCGCAAAAATCTCACCTACAAAGGTAAGCAAATTCTCCGCCACTCGGGAGACCACTCGGGAGACCACCAGGGGTCTAAAACCCATGACATTTAAACCTACGGAGGGAAGAACCAAAGCTACGACGCCCACGACAAAACCATCAAAGCCAACGAAGGTTATCacgaaaactttaaaaacaacgACCGTGAAACCAACAGCCAAGACCACTCCAAAGACCACGCCATTGAGTTTCCAAACAGAGGACCTGAATGACAACATTGACAAGAGTGTGGAGAGGAGAGTGTGGAACCCCAAAAATAGTGAGGAACCACCGGTATTTG AATGCCCACCTTTGGGTCTTGAGTCTCTGAAGATGAAAGACTCTCAGCTTCTATCCTCCTCGTACAAACGCAGAGGCCTGGGGCCACACAGGGCCCGACTTAACATACAG TCTGGCATTGAGGATGGGGATATTTATGATGGAGCCTGGTGTGCCAAACACAAAGACAAGAACCAGTGGCTACAGGTAGATGCCATGAAGCTCACACGGTTCACAGCAGTTATGCTACAAGGCCGCAGCTCCATATGGAG CTTGGACTTTGTGGAAACCTTTAAGGTGCAG GTCAGCAATGACACCATTAAATGGAAGCCGTGCATGAACGGGACCGAAGAGGCG GTGTTTGAGGGAAATCAGGACAGCGAAACGCCAGTCTTGGCGGTTTTACCCGAGCCAGCGATGGCACGCTACATTCGTATTAACCCCCAGACCTGGTTTAAGAATGGATCCATCTGCCTGAGAGCTGAGATTATGGGCTGTGAGATGCCAG ATCCAAACAATATCTACCCGTGGCAAGCTGAGGAGGGCACCAAAGATAAACTGGACTTCAGACACCACAACTACAAAGAGATGAGGAAG CTCATGAAGTCTGTGACCGAGATGTGCCCCGACATCACCCGCATTTACAGCATCGGCAAAAGCTACATGGGCCTTAAACTGTACGTGATGGAAATCTCAGACAATCCAGGAAAGCATGAGCTGG GTGAACCAGAGTTTCGCTACGTTGCCGGTATGCATGGAAATGAGGTGCTGGGTAGGGAGCTGCTGTTGAATCTGATGGAGTACATATGCCAGGAATACAAACGAGGAAATCAGAGAATAGTACATCTGGTGAAAGAGACACGCATCCATCTGCTTCCTTCTATGAACCCCGATGGCTACGAAATGGCTTACAAGAAG GGTTCAGAGCTTGCCGGATGGGGATTTGGTCGCAATAGTTATGAAGGCATTGACATGAATCACAATTTTGCAGACCTGAACACAGTGATGTGGGACGCCATTGAGCTGGAAACAAATAAATCGAAACTCATCAACCACTATTTTCCCATTCCAGAGTACTACACTTCAGAAGAAGCTATG GTGGCTCCAGAAACGAGAGCGGTCATCAGCTGGATGCAGAATATCCCGTTTGTACTCAGCGCTAACCTCCACGGAGGAGAGCTGGTGGTCACGTACCCCTTCGACATGACCAGAGATTGGGCTCCAAAAGAGCACACTCCCACTGCAGACGAGAGTTTCTTCCGCTGGCTGGCCACCGTTTACGCCAGCACAAACCATGTGATGTCCAACCCGGATCGAAGGCCGTGCCACAATGAGGACTTCCTCCGTCACAATAACATTATAAACGGAGCCAGCTGGCACACTGTACCGGGCA gTATGAATGACTTCAGCTACCTGCACACCAACTGTTTTGAGGTGACGGTCGAGCTGTCGTGTGATAAATTCCCTCATGCCAGTGAGCTGCCCATAGAATGGGAAAATAATAGGGAATCTCTTATTATCTACATGGAGCAG ATACACAGAGGAATTAAAGGAGTGGTAAGGGACAAAGACACTGAAGCTGGGATTGCTGATGCAATCATTAAAGTAGACGACATCGACCATCATATCCGATCAG CTTTTGAAGGGGATTATTGGCGTCTATTAAATCCAGGTGAATATCACATTACAGTGACTGCAGAGGGATACATACCAGCCTCCCGAGACTGTAGGGTCGAATACGAACACTACCCCACCATTTGTGACTTCAAACTCACCAAGACACTAAAACAGCGTCTGAGGGAAATCCTGGTCAAGGGCGGCAAGATCCCTAAAGACCTTCAGCTCAGACTTAGGCAGCTGCGCATACGGAAACTGCGTGCCAGCACTAAACGTATTAATCGACGCAGGGCGTCACAACAACGTAGGGCAAGAGGGACCCGCCGCTAA
- the LOC130438173 gene encoding cytochrome c oxidase assembly protein COX18, mitochondrial — protein MMWLKLARSTRWICRHDNVVMPRPYIRSLSKGSFNLDIRVQTNQPSCPRSHLFNCHPSSILALGLQHRRTVTTDRPGWYESIAESTPVCMTEQLLVSTQQITGLPWWASIMCTTLALRTAVTLPLGIYQTIIIAKVEALQKEIAVLARQLRFEISVKAKEKGWSERTCKFHFKKNLKRIVSELYIRDNCHPFKASLLIWVQLPMWVCLSLALRNLSLGIGHVPLASDAALATGGTLWFQDLTLPDSTWIIPVSLGLINLFITEIFALRQIEPSKFQKYVTNFIRGISLVMIPVAATVPSSMSLYWLISSCVGLAHNLLLRSPRFRSVCRIPPTRSDSESPYKDIAAAFVAKYIK, from the exons ATGATGTGGCTGAAGCTTGCCAGGTCAACCAGGTGGATATGTCGCCACGACAACGTAGTGATGCCAAGACCGTACATCAGAAGTTTATCTAAAGGCTCCTTCAACCTGGACATCAGAGTTCAAACCAACCAGCCTTCTTGCCCCAGGTCTCACCTCTTTAACTGCCATCCCTCCTCCATACTTGCCCTGGGGCTTCAGCACAGAAGAACTGTGACCACAGATCGACCGGGCTGGTATGAAAGCATAGCAGAATCCACCCCTGTATGCATGACAGAGCAGCTCCTGGTGTCCACTCAGCAGATAACTGGGCTGCCGTGGTGGGCCAGCATCATGTGCACCACGCTGGCTCTGCGTACTGCTGTCACGCTTCCTTTGGGAATCTACCAGACGATCATCATCGCAAAG GTTGAAGCTCTGCAGAAGGAGATTGCTGTGTTAGCCCGCCAGTTACGTTTTGAGATCTCTGTGAAAGCCAAAGAGAAGGGCTGGTCAGAGAGAACATGCAA GTTTCACTTTAAGAAGAATCTCAAGCGAATCGTGTCTGAGCTTTACATCCGTGATAACTGCCACCCATTCAAGGCCAGTTTGCTGATTTGGGTGCAGCTGCCCATGTGGGTGTGTTTGTCTTTGGCCTTGCGAAATCTCAGTCTGGGAATAGGACATGTTCCTCTCG CATCTGACGCGGCACTGGCGACGGGAGGCACCCTGTGGTTCCAAGACCTCACTCTTCCCGACTCCACCTGGATAATTCCTGTTTCTCTTGGCCTCATCAACCTATTTATCACAGAG ATATTCGCACTGAGACAAATAGAGCCTTCAAAGTTCCAGAAGTACGTAACCAACTTCATCCGAGGAATATCTCTGGTGATGATTCCTGTAGCCGCCACAGTCCCGTCT tCCATGTCTCTGTACTGGCTCATCTCCAGTTGCGTTGGATTAGCACATAACCTGCTCTTGAGGTCTCCACGTTTCCGAAGTGTCTGTCGAATCCCTCCGACACGCTCGGACTCTGAATCTCCATACAAGGACATTGCAGCTGCCTTTGTGGCCAAGTACATTAAATAG